In Erpetoichthys calabaricus chromosome 15, fErpCal1.3, whole genome shotgun sequence, one DNA window encodes the following:
- the LOC114665914 gene encoding calmodulin-like, whose protein sequence is MADQLTPEQIAEFKEAFSVFDKDGDGTITTQELGTVMKSLGQTPTDKELQEMINEVDSDGDGTIDFNEFLIMMAKKMKDTDAEEEIREAFRVFDKDGDGTISANELRQVMKNLGEKLTDEEIDAMIREADADGDGQVNYEEFVQMMTTK, encoded by the coding sequence ATGGCTGACCAGCTGACTCCTGAACAGATTGCTGAATTCAAGGAGGCCTTCTCCGTGTTTGACAAAGATGGTGATGGTACCATTACAACTCAAGAACTGGGTACTGTTATGAAATCCTTGGGTCAAACCCCAACAGACAAAGAGTTACAGGAAATGATCAACGAAGTGGACTCAGATGGAGATGGAACAATTGATTTCAATGAATTCTTGATCATGATGGCTAAGAAGATGAAAGATACAGATGCAGAAGAAGAAATTCGTGAAGCCTTCAGGGTGTTCGACAAGGATGGTGATGGGACAATCAGTGCAAATGAACTACGGCAGGTCATGAAAAACCTTGGGGAGAAATTAACCGATGAAGAAATTGATGCAATGATTAGAGAGGCCGATGCCGATGGAGATGGACAAGTCAATTATGAGGAGTTTGTCCAGATGATGACTACAAAATGA